The Methanobacterium lacus genome includes a region encoding these proteins:
- a CDS encoding MFS transporter, which yields MKDQMIHMELNGNNKVLVLLFIGVFMGSLDIGIVGPALPAVQSYFAVNERLLSWVFTIYILFFMIGTPLMAKLSDIYGRKTIYMLDIILFAIGSLITITSISFEMLLIGRAVQGVGAGGIFPVANAFIGDIFPPEKRGGALGIISSVWGISSVLGPILGGLLLKFGWQSLFIINLPISAMLLVGSYYLLPKTVVNRNIKFDWYGLAILSILVISLAYGLNQIEANNFINSLLSLSVLPYLILSLILLPVLWKVEKWIEDPLIQIDLFKSREVKLINTMMVGTGLIQAATIFIPAFVVIGLSLNSSAASLMLLPIVVTMAIGAPIIGKLLDKFGSKNIMITGSFIMSIGLLMLGMFPESLYLIIISGFLVGVGMSTAIGSPPRYIMLVESPAKERASGQALINIITSVGQLMGGALIGALIGSYAGTILGYQLSYFIMGVIALIMTILAFGLKSKKQQMNPS from the coding sequence TTGAAAGATCAAATGATTCACATGGAATTAAATGGTAACAACAAAGTGTTGGTTTTACTTTTCATTGGGGTTTTCATGGGATCCCTTGATATTGGCATTGTTGGACCCGCACTTCCAGCAGTACAATCCTACTTCGCGGTAAATGAAAGGCTTCTTTCATGGGTATTTACCATTTACATATTGTTTTTCATGATTGGAACTCCATTAATGGCCAAACTATCAGACATATACGGTCGTAAAACTATTTACATGCTAGATATAATTCTATTTGCCATTGGATCCCTCATTACCATTACATCCATCTCATTTGAAATGTTGCTCATTGGTAGGGCAGTTCAAGGAGTGGGTGCTGGTGGAATATTTCCAGTTGCAAATGCATTTATCGGAGATATATTCCCTCCTGAAAAAAGAGGTGGGGCTCTGGGTATTATTAGTTCAGTATGGGGTATTTCAAGTGTATTAGGGCCGATATTAGGAGGTTTACTCCTTAAATTTGGCTGGCAATCTCTATTTATCATTAATCTACCAATTTCTGCAATGTTACTAGTTGGAAGTTACTACCTACTTCCAAAAACTGTGGTTAATAGGAACATCAAATTTGATTGGTATGGTCTGGCTATTTTAAGCATCTTAGTGATATCTTTGGCTTACGGTTTGAATCAGATCGAAGCAAACAATTTTATAAACAGTTTACTGTCACTTTCAGTGTTGCCCTACCTCATCTTAAGTTTAATACTTTTACCTGTTCTTTGGAAGGTTGAAAAATGGATAGAAGATCCACTGATCCAGATTGATCTATTCAAAAGTCGAGAAGTAAAACTTATTAATACAATGATGGTTGGAACAGGATTAATTCAAGCAGCAACAATTTTTATACCAGCATTTGTAGTCATAGGACTATCATTAAACAGTTCCGCCGCAAGCTTGATGTTACTTCCGATTGTTGTTACAATGGCAATTGGAGCTCCAATAATTGGTAAGCTCTTGGATAAATTCGGATCAAAAAATATAATGATAACTGGTTCGTTTATAATGTCAATAGGCCTATTAATGCTAGGAATGTTTCCAGAATCATTGTATCTTATTATTATTTCAGGGTTCCTGGTTGGTGTTGGAATGAGTACTGCCATAGGATCCCCACCAAGATACATAATGCTCGTTGAAAGCCCAGCTAAGGAAAGAGCATCTGGTCAAGCGTTGATCAATATTATTACGAGTGTTGGTCAATTAATGGGCGGGGCGTTGATTGGAGCGTTGATTGGTTCATACGCTGGTACTATTTTGGGTTATCAATTATCTTACTTTATCATGGGTGTTATTGCCCTAATTATGACAATTCTAGCATTTGGACTCAAGAGCAAAAAACAACAGATGAATCCATCGTAA